In a single window of the Limnochorda sp. L945t genome:
- a CDS encoding histidine kinase, translated as MGLSGKILMSVAVVVLVVGGTAATTVVHLQRAAGVRQVELAAQTLTSVIYHGLESSMIRNNPHETQEIVRHLRGEPMVRRVDIFTTDGRIWSSSEPADVGGERSRPELELALRRGEPVVRELPSTGELLALQPIFNRASCAPCHSGDPPILGAVSVSLDTRRLSSQVASSALWMAGLMALSVALALAILGLLVGRFLLKPLAILVTGVQQLASGRYEARVQWQSRDELGILAAAFNDMAERIQRYTAGLQREIGRLTRWLSNLRLFGRTLAEGQRLDAALSEVVEETARLVRADACRIALHDAPAGSRRVYAWGAEELLASATEPRPLETGRPAPGAVDHPVCRAELPLAVKERRVGVLLAVRRGGNPFSPEDLTMLEAVASLVAIAVENVRLFDEVREKERLRGQLLGRVMGAQEDERRRIARELHDGVGQALTALMLHLDMALQSGEEVPQGTRQALERLREVGEATLDEVRRITYDLRPAALDDLSLAAAVVWFARSRLEPAGIAVDAVVDACPERRLPPAAETAVFRIAQEALTNVLRHSGARHVRVRLSCPEGQPLELVVEDDGRGFDLQEVLGRRDRPALGLAGMRERAELLGGTLSITTAPGKGTRLEVRIDPAVLARLPEDGPVTEGE; from the coding sequence TTGGGCCTCAGCGGCAAGATCCTGATGTCAGTGGCCGTGGTGGTGCTGGTGGTGGGCGGCACGGCAGCCACGACCGTCGTCCACCTGCAACGGGCGGCGGGCGTGCGCCAGGTGGAGCTGGCCGCCCAGACCCTCACCTCCGTCATCTATCACGGCCTGGAAAGCTCCATGATCCGTAACAACCCGCACGAGACGCAGGAAATCGTCCGCCACCTGCGGGGAGAGCCGATGGTGCGCCGCGTCGACATCTTCACCACCGACGGGCGGATCTGGTCCTCGTCGGAGCCGGCCGACGTCGGCGGCGAGAGGTCGCGCCCCGAGCTGGAGCTGGCGTTGCGCCGCGGCGAGCCGGTGGTGCGGGAGCTGCCTTCGACGGGTGAGCTCCTGGCCCTTCAGCCGATCTTCAACCGGGCGTCGTGCGCCCCGTGCCACTCCGGGGATCCTCCGATCCTGGGGGCGGTCTCGGTCTCGCTGGATACCCGCCGCCTCTCGTCCCAGGTCGCTTCGAGCGCCCTCTGGATGGCAGGGTTGATGGCTCTTTCGGTGGCGCTGGCGCTGGCGATCCTCGGCCTGCTCGTGGGGCGCTTCCTGCTCAAGCCCCTCGCCATCCTGGTGACGGGTGTCCAGCAGCTGGCGTCGGGCCGTTACGAGGCCCGCGTGCAGTGGCAAAGCCGCGACGAGCTCGGCATCCTGGCGGCCGCCTTCAACGACATGGCGGAGCGTATCCAGCGGTACACGGCGGGCTTGCAGCGGGAGATCGGGCGCCTGACCCGGTGGCTGTCCAATTTGCGCCTCTTCGGCCGCACTCTGGCCGAGGGACAGCGCCTCGACGCGGCCCTCTCCGAGGTGGTGGAAGAGACGGCGCGCCTGGTGCGGGCGGATGCGTGCCGCATCGCCCTGCACGACGCTCCGGCCGGCAGCCGGCGCGTCTACGCGTGGGGTGCCGAGGAGCTGCTGGCTTCCGCGACCGAGCCCCGCCCGCTCGAAACCGGCCGGCCGGCGCCGGGCGCCGTCGATCACCCTGTCTGCCGTGCCGAGCTGCCGCTGGCCGTCAAAGAGCGGCGCGTCGGCGTGCTGCTGGCCGTTCGTCGGGGCGGCAACCCCTTCTCTCCGGAAGACCTCACCATGCTCGAGGCGGTTGCGAGCCTGGTGGCCATCGCCGTCGAGAACGTGCGCCTCTTCGACGAGGTGCGCGAGAAGGAACGCCTGCGAGGCCAGCTGCTCGGCCGGGTCATGGGCGCCCAGGAGGACGAGCGCCGCCGCATTGCACGCGAGCTGCACGACGGCGTCGGCCAGGCGCTGACGGCGCTCATGCTGCACCTCGACATGGCGCTGCAGTCCGGCGAAGAGGTGCCCCAAGGAACGCGCCAGGCTCTGGAAAGGCTCCGGGAAGTGGGCGAGGCGACCCTCGACGAGGTTCGGCGCATCACCTACGACCTGCGCCCCGCGGCCCTGGACGACCTGAGCCTGGCCGCCGCGGTGGTGTGGTTCGCCCGCAGCCGTCTGGAGCCGGCCGGGATCGCCGTCGACGCCGTGGTCGACGCCTGCCCCGAGCGGCGGCTGCCGCCGGCCGCCGAGACGGCGGTCTTCCGCATCGCCCAGGAGGCGCTGACCAACGTCCTGCGCCACTCGGGCGCCCGGCACGTGCGGGTGCGCCTCAGCTGTCCGGAGGGGCAGCCCCTGGAGCTGGTGGTCGAGGACGACGGCCGGGGCTTCGACCTCCAGGAGGTCCTGGGGCGCCGGGACCGCCCTGCCCTGGGCCTGGCCGGCATGCGGGAGCGGGCAGAGCTCCTGGGCGGCACGCTTTCGATCACAACCGCCCCGGGCAAGGGTACCCGGCTCGAAGTGCGCATCGATCCCGCCGTGCTCGCCCGCCTCCCCGAGGACGGCCCCGTCACGGAAGGCGAGTGA
- a CDS encoding glycoside hydrolase family 130 protein gives MTLELKRYEHNPILSPDKVMPSHPDLEVVGTFNAGATMVGDEVVLLVRVAERPVSSDGQHVGIPTVQLSGASPRIDVQWIARDDPDLDISDPRGIVYRGRRYLSNLSHLRLARSRDGFHFEVDPQPTLVPATPYEVYGMEDPRITLIEGQYYVAYTSPSPWGVTVSLIRTADFRTFERMGVIFAPENKDVVLFPGRAGDRFVALHRPTSPMFGDPDIWVAYSPDLVHWGDHRRLFGIRPGLWDGGRIGGGAVPIETPQGWLEIYHGAVGHRYCLGTALLDREQPHRLLGRSREPIMTPLEPYERAGFFGAVVFSCGAVQRPTGEVLVYYGAADSTLGVAVTTVDELLGSLEPVGAVTAA, from the coding sequence GTGACGCTGGAATTGAAGCGCTACGAGCACAATCCTATCCTGTCGCCGGACAAGGTGATGCCCTCCCACCCCGACCTGGAGGTGGTCGGGACGTTCAATGCGGGAGCCACCATGGTAGGGGACGAGGTCGTGTTGCTGGTCCGGGTGGCGGAGCGGCCGGTCTCGAGCGATGGCCAGCACGTAGGCATCCCGACCGTCCAGCTCTCCGGCGCGTCGCCGCGCATCGACGTGCAGTGGATCGCCCGCGACGATCCCGATCTGGACATCTCCGATCCCCGTGGGATCGTCTATCGCGGCCGGCGCTACCTCAGCAACCTGTCGCACCTGCGCCTGGCCCGGAGCCGGGACGGCTTCCACTTCGAGGTCGATCCCCAGCCGACCCTGGTGCCGGCCACGCCGTACGAGGTGTACGGCATGGAGGACCCGCGCATCACCCTCATCGAGGGGCAGTACTACGTGGCCTACACGTCGCCGTCCCCGTGGGGGGTGACGGTGTCGCTGATCCGGACGGCCGACTTCCGCACCTTCGAGCGGATGGGCGTCATCTTCGCGCCCGAGAACAAAGACGTGGTCCTCTTCCCCGGACGGGCGGGCGATCGCTTCGTGGCCCTGCACCGGCCCACGAGCCCGATGTTCGGCGACCCCGACATCTGGGTCGCTTACTCGCCGGATCTGGTGCACTGGGGCGACCATCGCCGTCTTTTCGGCATCCGGCCGGGGCTCTGGGACGGCGGCCGCATCGGGGGTGGGGCCGTGCCGATCGAGACACCGCAGGGGTGGCTCGAGATCTACCACGGCGCCGTGGGGCACCGGTACTGCCTGGGCACCGCCCTGCTGGACCGGGAGCAGCCGCACCGGTTGCTGGGGCGCTCCCGCGAGCCGATCATGACCCCGCTCGAGCCGTACGAGCGCGCCGGCTTCTTCGGCGCCGTGGTCTTTTCGTGCGGGGCCGTGCAGCGACCGACCGGCGAGGTGCTGGTCTACTACGGGGCCGCCGACTCCACGCTGGGCGTCGCGGTCACCACGGTCGACGAGCTGTTGGGCTCCCTCGAGCCGGTCGGGGCCGTGACCGCCGCGTAA
- a CDS encoding flagellar protein FlaG — MMLLSPLASVDAWRLESNGPAPIVRSGSADGSLPLPADQPGGAVAPGAGAPGRLQGGDEPGGGNEEDGRLSRRLVGATTELLNRMLEEARRQLRFHVHEATGRIWVQVINPESQEVVKEIPPEKYLDMVARIWQLVGLLVDERA; from the coding sequence ATGATGCTACTCAGTCCGCTGGCGAGCGTGGATGCGTGGCGGCTCGAGAGCAATGGGCCGGCCCCCATCGTACGTTCCGGCTCCGCCGACGGCTCCCTCCCGCTGCCGGCCGATCAGCCAGGGGGCGCCGTCGCCCCGGGCGCCGGCGCGCCGGGGCGCCTCCAGGGCGGCGACGAGCCGGGTGGCGGCAACGAAGAGGACGGGCGGCTCTCCCGGCGGCTGGTCGGCGCCACCACCGAGCTGCTCAACCGCATGCTGGAAGAGGCCCGGCGGCAGCTGCGGTTTCATGTCCACGAGGCGACCGGCCGGATCTGGGTCCAGGTGATCAACCCCGAGAGCCAGGAGGTCGTCAAAGAGATCCCGCCGGAAAAGTACCTCGACATGGTTGCCCGGATCTGGCAGCTGGTCGGCCTGCTGGTCGACGAGCGAGCCTGA
- the ispG gene encoding flavodoxin-dependent (E)-4-hydroxy-3-methylbut-2-enyl-diphosphate synthase — translation MGGGHPVVVQSMTNTETADVEATARQVMELAEAGSELVRVTVNHEEAARAVPHIVEKVREAGYETPIVGDFHYNGHLLLTRYPDCARALDKYRINPGNVGPGAAQDDHFRTIVEQAIRWGKPVRIGVNWGSLDKQLLARLMDENARLPKPRSAQDVVLAAMVESALSSARAAESYGLAHDRIVLSAKVSSVPELVTVYRKLAASCDYPLHLGLTEAGMGTKGIVASSAALAILLWEGIGDTIRVSLTPRPGEPRSEEVRVAQQVLQSLGLRTFTPQVSACPGCGRTSSTFFQEMAQAVTEHIQRRMPQWRRRYPGVETLRVAVMGCVVNGPGESRHADVGISLPGTFEEPAAPVYVDGRLVTTLRGERLVDDFLAILQRYVEQRYGAQPRRPGPAGLPSG, via the coding sequence ATGGGCGGCGGTCACCCGGTCGTGGTGCAATCCATGACCAACACGGAGACCGCCGACGTCGAGGCGACGGCCCGCCAGGTCATGGAGCTGGCGGAGGCGGGCAGCGAGCTGGTGCGCGTCACGGTCAACCACGAGGAGGCTGCTCGCGCCGTCCCGCACATCGTCGAGAAAGTCCGGGAGGCGGGCTACGAGACCCCGATCGTGGGTGACTTCCACTACAACGGGCACCTGCTGCTCACCCGCTACCCGGATTGTGCCCGAGCCCTGGACAAGTATCGGATCAACCCGGGCAACGTCGGGCCAGGGGCGGCCCAGGACGACCATTTCCGCACCATCGTCGAGCAGGCCATCCGCTGGGGCAAGCCGGTGCGCATCGGCGTCAACTGGGGCTCGTTGGACAAGCAGCTGCTGGCGCGGCTGATGGACGAAAACGCCCGGCTCCCCAAGCCGCGTTCGGCGCAGGACGTGGTGCTCGCGGCGATGGTCGAGAGCGCGCTCTCCTCGGCGCGGGCCGCGGAGTCGTACGGGCTTGCGCACGACCGGATCGTGCTCAGCGCCAAGGTCTCCAGCGTGCCGGAGCTCGTGACGGTCTATCGCAAGCTGGCGGCATCCTGCGATTACCCGCTCCACCTGGGGCTCACCGAGGCGGGGATGGGCACCAAGGGGATCGTGGCCAGCTCGGCGGCACTCGCGATCCTCCTCTGGGAAGGCATCGGCGACACCATCCGGGTCTCCCTCACCCCGCGGCCGGGCGAGCCGAGGAGCGAAGAGGTGCGCGTGGCTCAGCAGGTCCTGCAGTCGCTGGGCTTGCGTACCTTCACCCCTCAGGTGAGCGCCTGCCCCGGCTGCGGGCGCACCTCGAGCACCTTCTTCCAGGAAATGGCCCAGGCGGTCACGGAGCACATCCAGCGGCGCATGCCCCAGTGGCGCCGGCGCTACCCGGGGGTCGAGACCTTGCGGGTGGCCGTCATGGGTTGCGTGGTCAACGGCCCCGGCGAGAGCCGCCACGCCGACGTCGGCATCTCCCTGCCGGGCACCTTCGAAGAGCCCGCCGCGCCGGTCTACGTGGACGGCCGCCTGGTGACCACCCTGCGCGGCGAGCGCCTCGTGGACGATTTCCTGGCGATCCTGCAACGCTACGTGGAGCAGCGCTACGGTGCCCAGCCCCGGCGGCCAGGGCCGGCCGGTCTTCCTTCCGGCTGA
- a CDS encoding ABC transporter ATP-binding protein yields MGRVETRGLRKEFGGVTAVDGVDLAIEDGELLVLLGPSGCGKTTLMRMIAGLEAPTAGEIYIAGQLVDPDVPPRARGVAMVFQSYALYPHKSAFANIAFPLQARRTPAAAIAPRVQEAARMFGIGGLLDRRPRQLSGGERQRVALARAVVRDPEVFLLDEPLSNLDAKLRATARDELKQFQRQIGTTTIYVTHDQVEAMGLGDRIAVMNAGKVRQVGTPQEVYDDPADTFVATFLGSPPMNLVPWDDETLLGFRPEHFLPAGVANGQVAGAGNGDALRLSLRVRRIEYLGADRLLYGVLEEWGNRAEPPRVIARLPISVAADVREGEAYPFAVPKRALRFFDRATGMRKPHGRA; encoded by the coding sequence ATGGGGCGTGTGGAGACACGGGGGTTGCGCAAGGAGTTCGGTGGCGTGACGGCGGTCGACGGCGTCGACCTCGCCATCGAGGACGGAGAGCTGCTGGTGCTGCTGGGGCCATCGGGGTGTGGCAAGACCACCCTGATGCGGATGATCGCGGGGCTCGAGGCGCCGACGGCCGGAGAGATCTACATCGCAGGGCAACTGGTCGACCCGGACGTGCCGCCGAGAGCCCGAGGCGTGGCCATGGTCTTCCAGAGCTACGCCCTGTACCCGCACAAGAGCGCCTTCGCCAACATCGCCTTTCCCTTGCAGGCCCGCCGCACCCCGGCGGCCGCCATCGCCCCGAGGGTACAGGAGGCGGCCCGGATGTTCGGCATCGGGGGGTTGCTCGACCGGCGCCCTCGCCAGCTCTCGGGCGGCGAGCGCCAGCGGGTGGCTCTGGCCCGGGCGGTGGTGCGGGACCCGGAGGTCTTCCTGCTGGACGAACCCCTCTCCAACCTGGACGCCAAGCTACGGGCCACGGCCCGCGACGAACTCAAGCAGTTCCAGCGCCAGATCGGCACGACCACCATCTACGTCACCCACGACCAGGTGGAGGCGATGGGCCTCGGCGACCGGATCGCGGTGATGAACGCCGGCAAGGTCCGCCAGGTCGGCACGCCGCAAGAGGTCTACGACGATCCGGCGGACACGTTCGTCGCCACCTTCCTCGGCTCCCCCCCGATGAACCTCGTCCCATGGGATGACGAGACGCTGCTCGGGTTCCGCCCGGAGCACTTCCTTCCTGCAGGCGTGGCCAACGGCCAGGTCGCCGGCGCCGGCAACGGCGACGCCCTGCGGCTTTCGCTCAGGGTGCGGCGCATCGAGTATCTGGGGGCCGACCGGCTCTTGTACGGCGTGCTCGAGGAGTGGGGCAACCGGGCGGAGCCGCCGCGGGTCATCGCGCGGCTTCCGATTTCGGTGGCGGCCGACGTGCGCGAGGGCGAGGCGTATCCTTTCGCCGTCCCCAAACGGGCCCTCCGCTTTTTTGACCGGGCCACGGGAATGAGGAAACCGCATGGGCGCGCGTAG
- a CDS encoding ABC transporter substrate-binding protein, translated as MDPKDTSPAFFASDRASSGLTRRTLITRAAAGALASAAAGPFVFVRRASAQAARSLKILQWSHFVPAYDAWFDRWAREWGQKHDPPVDVTVDHISFADLVPRANAEVAAQQGHDLFMFISPPAAFEPEVVDMADLVREAEKRHGPILDLAKRSTYNPVTGKWFGFSDNYVPDPGNYLKSVWQAIGMPDGPDRWEQLIEAGRAIRQKFPNIQIPIGIGLSQDIDSNMATRAIMWSFGASVQDKNGKVVLDSPETVQAVAFGVRLFREAMSPAVLSWNASSNNQAFNAGQTAYILNSISAYRTAQDNKLPVADDTFFVDALKGPTGLQWASEHVMGVYVVWKFSRAQELAKEFLLALVDNYRDAVMASKLYNFPSFPGSVADPGTPVAQKPAAGQRWIESVCDNDPFGSKPANKLAPIKTALKWSTNVGHPGPANPAIGEIFDTFVLPDMFAKAATGQMNVADAVKEADRRAKEIFAKWRQRGLVA; from the coding sequence ATGGACCCCAAGGATACCAGTCCGGCCTTTTTCGCGTCCGATCGGGCCTCCAGCGGGCTCACCCGGCGCACGTTGATCACCCGGGCGGCCGCCGGCGCGCTGGCTTCGGCGGCGGCCGGGCCGTTCGTCTTCGTGCGCCGTGCGAGCGCCCAGGCAGCGCGCAGCCTCAAGATCCTTCAGTGGAGCCATTTCGTGCCGGCCTACGACGCCTGGTTCGACCGGTGGGCCAGGGAATGGGGCCAAAAGCACGACCCGCCGGTCGACGTCACCGTCGACCACATCTCCTTCGCCGACCTGGTGCCCAGGGCCAACGCCGAGGTAGCCGCCCAGCAGGGCCATGACCTTTTCATGTTCATTTCCCCGCCGGCCGCCTTCGAGCCCGAGGTCGTGGACATGGCGGACCTCGTCCGGGAAGCCGAGAAGCGCCACGGACCCATCCTGGACCTCGCCAAGCGCAGCACGTACAACCCGGTGACGGGCAAGTGGTTCGGCTTTTCGGATAACTACGTGCCAGATCCCGGCAACTACCTCAAGTCGGTCTGGCAGGCCATCGGCATGCCCGACGGCCCGGACCGCTGGGAACAGCTCATCGAAGCCGGCCGGGCCATCCGGCAGAAGTTTCCCAACATCCAGATCCCCATCGGGATCGGCCTTTCCCAGGACATCGACTCCAACATGGCCACCCGGGCCATCATGTGGTCGTTCGGCGCCTCGGTCCAGGACAAGAACGGCAAGGTGGTGCTCGATTCCCCCGAGACCGTACAGGCGGTCGCATTCGGCGTCCGCCTCTTCCGGGAGGCCATGAGCCCGGCCGTGCTGAGCTGGAACGCCTCGTCCAACAACCAGGCGTTCAACGCCGGCCAGACGGCCTACATCCTCAACTCCATCTCCGCGTACCGTACCGCCCAGGACAACAAGCTGCCCGTCGCCGACGACACGTTCTTCGTCGACGCCCTCAAGGGGCCTACCGGGCTGCAATGGGCGAGCGAGCACGTGATGGGCGTCTACGTCGTCTGGAAGTTCTCCAGGGCCCAGGAGCTGGCCAAGGAGTTCTTGCTCGCGCTGGTCGACAACTATCGCGACGCCGTCATGGCGAGCAAGCTCTACAACTTCCCCTCCTTCCCCGGAAGCGTCGCCGACCCGGGCACGCCCGTGGCGCAAAAGCCGGCGGCCGGCCAGCGGTGGATCGAGTCGGTCTGCGACAACGACCCGTTCGGGTCGAAGCCGGCCAACAAGCTCGCTCCCATCAAGACGGCCCTGAAGTGGTCCACCAACGTCGGGCATCCCGGCCCGGCCAACCCGGCGATCGGCGAGATCTTCGACACTTTCGTGTTGCCGGACATGTTCGCCAAGGCGGCCACCGGGCAGATGAACGTGGCCGACGCGGTCAAAGAGGCGGACCGGCGGGCCAAGGAGATCTTCGCCAAGTGGCGCCAGCGGGGGCTCGTAGCCTGA
- a CDS encoding carbohydrate ABC transporter permease yields MSKRMIRGLAWAGLYSGITIFTVFAVFPFYWMLITAFKQNRDLYVGATQLGHVPWIFNDPPTLEHVRLLFQSTPYVTWLSNTVWVGALVVLITLVVAVPAAYSLARLVGAWGERLGILVFLTYLVPPTLLFIPFSRVISLLGLQNSQWALVVVYPTFTIPFTTWLLMGFYRTIPRDLEEQAMIDGYSRLGGIVRVVLPLSVPGVLTAVIFAFTLVMQEFVYALTFISSVGRMTVSLGVPVALVRGDVYYWGSLMAAALFASVPIAIVYNLFMDRFIGGLTAGAVKG; encoded by the coding sequence ATGAGCAAGCGGATGATACGGGGCCTCGCGTGGGCCGGGCTTTACTCCGGGATCACGATCTTCACGGTCTTCGCCGTCTTCCCGTTTTACTGGATGCTGATCACGGCCTTCAAGCAAAACCGGGACCTCTACGTCGGCGCCACGCAGCTCGGCCACGTCCCGTGGATCTTCAACGACCCGCCGACCCTGGAGCACGTGCGGCTATTGTTTCAATCCACCCCGTACGTCACCTGGCTTTCCAACACCGTCTGGGTCGGGGCGCTGGTCGTGCTCATCACCCTCGTCGTGGCGGTGCCGGCCGCGTACAGCCTCGCCCGCCTGGTCGGGGCCTGGGGGGAGCGGCTCGGCATCCTGGTCTTCCTGACCTACCTCGTGCCCCCCACGCTGCTGTTCATCCCGTTCAGCCGGGTCATCTCCCTGCTGGGGCTGCAAAACTCCCAGTGGGCCCTGGTGGTGGTCTACCCCACCTTCACGATCCCGTTCACGACCTGGCTCCTCATGGGCTTCTACCGGACCATCCCGCGAGATCTCGAAGAACAGGCGATGATCGACGGGTACAGCCGGCTGGGTGGCATCGTGCGGGTGGTGCTGCCGCTTTCGGTGCCGGGCGTGCTGACGGCCGTGATCTTCGCCTTCACGCTGGTGATGCAGGAGTTCGTCTACGCCCTCACCTTCATCAGCTCCGTCGGCCGCATGACCGTGAGCCTGGGCGTCCCCGTGGCGCTGGTGCGCGGCGACGTGTACTACTGGGGTTCGCTCATGGCGGCGGCGCTGTTCGCCAGCGTCCCCATCGCCATCGTCTACAACCTGTTCATGGACCGCTTCATCGGAGGTCTGACGGCAGGCGCCGTCAAGGGGTGA
- a CDS encoding carbohydrate ABC transporter permease — protein sequence MGARRDVAQLAPQAVGLGARWRFVADQAGVLGWFMLTPALLYVSLLVGVPFVLAIVLSFSAATAGSLSLSWVGLRNFAMVLADPMFHRAVANTFLFTFVSQALVLVLATVQALLLTVAFPGRRVVRFLMLLPWAAPVALSSMAWTWIFDSTFSVINWTASVIHLLRPGQWWYWLGTPDLAMIAIITVHVWRMLPFGTVVLLAGMTAIPQDVREAALIDGAGFWRRLFQVEVPMLLPIVTVVVLFGVVFTFTDLSVVWLLTRGGPYNTTHVLASLAFQRGILGGNLGEGAAIALFLFPVLVVGAVVMLRMARRAEVGA from the coding sequence ATGGGCGCGCGTAGAGACGTGGCACAGCTCGCCCCCCAGGCCGTCGGCCTGGGGGCGCGGTGGCGTTTCGTGGCGGACCAGGCGGGGGTGCTGGGATGGTTCATGCTCACTCCCGCCCTGCTGTACGTGAGCCTGCTGGTGGGAGTCCCGTTCGTCCTGGCCATCGTCCTGAGCTTCAGCGCGGCCACCGCCGGCAGCCTGTCGCTGTCGTGGGTGGGCTTGCGAAACTTCGCGATGGTGCTGGCCGACCCCATGTTTCACAGGGCGGTGGCCAACACGTTCCTCTTCACGTTCGTGTCGCAGGCGCTGGTGCTGGTGCTGGCCACCGTCCAGGCGCTGTTGCTCACCGTGGCGTTTCCCGGCAGGCGGGTCGTGCGCTTTCTCATGCTGCTGCCGTGGGCCGCGCCGGTGGCGCTGTCCAGCATGGCGTGGACCTGGATCTTCGACTCTACCTTCAGCGTGATCAACTGGACGGCGAGCGTGATCCACCTGTTGCGGCCGGGACAGTGGTGGTACTGGCTCGGCACGCCGGATCTGGCCATGATCGCCATCATCACGGTGCACGTCTGGCGCATGCTTCCGTTCGGCACGGTGGTGCTGCTCGCCGGGATGACGGCCATTCCCCAGGACGTGCGGGAGGCCGCGCTCATCGACGGGGCGGGCTTCTGGCGTCGCCTGTTCCAGGTCGAGGTCCCCATGCTGCTGCCCATCGTGACCGTGGTGGTGCTCTTCGGCGTCGTCTTCACCTTCACCGACTTGAGCGTGGTGTGGCTCTTGACCCGGGGTGGGCCGTACAACACGACCCACGTGCTGGCGAGCCTGGCGTTCCAGCGGGGCATCCTGGGGGGTAACCTCGGGGAAGGGGCCGCCATCGCCCTTTTCCTGTTCCCGGTGCTCGTGGTGGGCGCCGTGGTGATGCTGAGGATGGCCCGCCGGGCCGAGGTGGGAGCATGA
- a CDS encoding YitT family protein, with protein MAAKVGRGRRARELGARLLPWAQIALGSLITALAVNLFLVPFKLADGGIVGIAVILHHRLGLPVAPLVLALNVPIFLAGWRVLGLAFIARTFFGVASLGFFIQLTRTIAPLTHDVLLATLYAGAVQGIGLGIVLRAGGSTGGNDTFARIVARKTRARVGQIILYFDLLVLAAAAVSFGPEQALYAAVTLFLTSRIVDFILEGQYAARAVMIVSDRHAAIAARILTELERGATLLEARGAYTGVERPVVLCVVSRDQVPRLRAIVHEEDEAAFMVMHEAAEVLGEGFTRLP; from the coding sequence GTGGCAGCCAAGGTCGGGCGGGGGCGACGCGCCAGGGAGCTGGGTGCGCGCCTGTTGCCCTGGGCGCAGATCGCGTTGGGCTCGCTCATTACCGCCCTGGCGGTCAACCTTTTCCTGGTCCCCTTCAAGCTGGCGGACGGCGGGATCGTGGGCATTGCGGTCATCCTGCACCACCGGCTCGGCCTGCCCGTCGCCCCGCTCGTGCTCGCCCTCAACGTCCCCATCTTCCTCGCCGGCTGGCGGGTGCTGGGCCTCGCCTTCATCGCCCGCACTTTCTTCGGTGTGGCGAGCCTCGGCTTTTTCATCCAACTGACGCGCACGATCGCGCCGTTGACCCACGACGTGCTGCTGGCCACCCTGTACGCGGGAGCCGTGCAGGGCATCGGCCTCGGAATCGTGCTGCGAGCCGGCGGATCCACCGGCGGCAACGACACGTTTGCCCGGATCGTGGCCCGCAAGACCCGCGCGCGGGTCGGCCAGATCATCCTGTACTTCGACCTCTTGGTGCTGGCGGCCGCGGCCGTCAGCTTCGGGCCGGAGCAGGCGCTGTACGCCGCCGTCACCCTCTTCCTCACGAGCCGGATCGTCGACTTCATCCTCGAAGGCCAGTACGCTGCCAGGGCCGTCATGATCGTCTCCGACCGGCACGCGGCCATCGCCGCCCGCATCCTCACCGAACTCGAGCGGGGAGCGACGCTCCTCGAGGCCCGGGGAGCCTACACCGGCGTGGAACGGCCCGTCGTCCTCTGCGTCGTCAGCCGGGATCAAGTGCCGAGGCTCCGGGCGATCGTGCACGAGGAAGACGAGGCCGCCTTCATGGTGATGCACGAAGCGGCCGAGGTGCTGGGCGAGGGGTTCACTCGCCTTCCGTGA
- a CDS encoding RNA recognition motif domain-containing protein, with protein MAKTLFFGNLPWSVTSEELTRLISEHAEVISARVITDRETGRSRGFGFVEVPDEVAESIIETFNGYDLNGRQLTVNEAQPRPERGDNGGGRGGRFGGDRRGPRRSF; from the coding sequence ATGGCTAAGACCCTCTTTTTCGGCAACCTGCCGTGGTCTGTGACGAGCGAGGAGCTCACCCGCCTGATCTCGGAGCACGCGGAGGTCATTTCTGCACGGGTCATCACCGATCGAGAGACCGGTCGCTCTCGGGGCTTCGGCTTCGTCGAGGTCCCTGACGAGGTCGCCGAGTCGATCATCGAGACCTTCAACGGCTATGACCTCAACGGCCGGCAGCTGACGGTCAACGAGGCGCAGCCCCGCCCCGAGCGCGGGGACAACGGCGGCGGTCGCGGTGGCCGCTTCGGCGGCGATCGGCGCGGCCCGCGCCGCAGCTTCTGA